The following are encoded in a window of Xyrauchen texanus isolate HMW12.3.18 chromosome 42, RBS_HiC_50CHRs, whole genome shotgun sequence genomic DNA:
- the LOC127634969 gene encoding activated CDC42 kinase 1-like, with amino-acid sequence MQSDEGTEWLVELLTDVQLQQYFLRIRDDLNVTRLSHFDYVKNEDLEKIGMGRPGQRRLWEAVKRRRAMCKRKSWMSKSLCLGQQVFTGKRPDSDSQTPVAFRSASPSSTQPDGQPADLTCLISDRDLTLFEKLGDGSFGVVKRGEWQAPSGRVLNVAVKCLKSDLLEQGEGLDDFIREVNAMHSLDHQNLIRLYGVVLTHPMKMVTELAPLGALLDRLRKRQGHILISVLCHYAFQIACGMAYLESRRFIHRDLAARNILLASNDLIKIGDFGLMRALPKNDDHYVMQEHHKVPFAWCAPESLKTRTFSHASDTWMFGVTLWEMFTHGQEPWVGLNGSQILHKIDREGERLIKPEDCPQDIYNVVLQCWSPKPEDRPTFVSLRDFLVETMPTDMRALQDFDEPDKLKIHTNDIITIIEGRAENYWWRGQNRQTLKVGQFPRNVVTSVAGLSAHDISRPLKHSFIHTGHGDTDPHRSWGTPDKIDDLYLGNPMDPPDVLGLDSSAAKPTKLPNRAKKQPPPRPPKPAVLLKKPFYDSVLDDDLIVTGVKTFSLKTPTYLGLRLRPWESTSPSDRLSEVSLIDFGDDSFSSASPSPITETPNPSMPKPPLSSTTSLLDMVPPQSPNRALPNPMHPTPVLDWDIRPLPPLPTYDEVAVECVEQEDIEVSSINASTVQEDTGSEQTQPSEEETKTDGKHSIEDNLFLPSKQSEESHSFSQSTDIFKDLQREVMVKLRVPPTGRSLPSSPIPSALTPHRQIILPSSYEDKPQIPPRIPIPPMRPSRRAGIYNSRLSLGDREDDSCCPPQIPPRDHALSQPSSRAPSPMVPQGGSPQQRSNLCCVGSLGSCLSPSSYSSAPSSSSTTSSMTTSTSTTISLKSSSPYGSTEVGQTQSKSPCILPIVYGGVKASSTHYYLLPEKPAYLDRYDRFLNDKEGNDEKRTTNMATVRPMVQQQVNKPSVSPGHTSNSGSSYSLAWPNSTSQAETATQSSLYNRETVQQVQEAVHGVTVEECQTALQTHSWNIQGAIKYLKVEQLFRLGLKARPECLEVLERCCWNLEQASTQMLDSYGSSRPRF; translated from the exons ATGCAGTCTGATGAGGGTACGGAGTGGCTTGTAGAGCTGCTGACAGACGTGCAGCTCCAGCAGTACTTTCTGCGTATCCGTGATGACCTCAATGTCACACGCCTCTCACACTTCGACTACGTCAAAAATGAGGACCTTGAGAAAATTGGAATGGGCCGTCCAG GTCAGAGGCGGCTGTGGGAGGCAGTGAAAAGGAGAAGGGCCATGTGTAAACGCAAGTCATGGATGAGCAAG TCTTTGTGCTTGGGCCAGCAGGTGTTCACTGGGAAGCGGCCTGACTCAGATTCCCAGACCCCAGTGGCATTCCGCAGTGCATCCCCCTCATCGACCCAGCCAGACGGCCAGCCAGCAGATCTCACTTGCCTTATCAGCGACAGAGACCTCACCCTGTTCGAGAAACTGGGAGATGGCTCCTTCGGAGTGGTGAAACGTGGAGAATGGCAGGCTCCCTCAGGAAGAGTG CTCAATGTGGCTGTGAAGTGCCTGAAGTCAGATCTGTTGGAGCAAGGTGAAGGTCTGGATGACTTCATAAGGGAAGTGAACGCCATGCACTCCCTGGACCACCAGAATCTCATTCGTCTGTATGGTGTGGTCCTCACACACCCCATGAAAATG GTGACAGAGCTTGCCCCATTGGGTGCTCTGTTGGACCGCCTGAGGAAGCGGCAGGGTCATATTTTGATATCAGTGCTGTGCCACTACGCGTTTCAGATCGCCTGTGGCATGGCTTACCTCGAATCCAGACGATTCATCCACAGAGATCTGGCAGCACGCAACATCCTCTTAGCCTCCAATGACCTTATCAAGATCGGTGACTTTGGCCTTATGAGGGCCCTGCCTAAGAACGATGATCATTATGTAATGCAGGAGCACCACAAAGTCCCTTTTGCCTG GTGCGCTCCCGAGAGCTTGAAGACACGTACCTTCTCTCATGCCAGTGATACTTGGATGTTTGGAGTAACATTGTGGGAAATGTTCACTCACGGGCAGGAACCATGGGTTGGGCTCAATGGCAGCCag ATTCTCCATAAGATCGATAGGGAGGGAGAGAGGCTTATCAAACCAGAGGACTGTCCACAGGACATTTATAATGTTGTGCTGCAGTGCTGGTCACCTAAACCTGAGGACAGACCCACATTTGTGTCCCTCAGGGACTTCCTAGTGGAG ACAATGCCCACAGACATGAGGGCACTGCAGGACTTTGACGAGCCAGACAAACTTAAAATTCATACTAATGACATCATCACCATCATAGAGGGCAG AGCAGAGAACTACTGGTGGAGGGGTCAGAACAGACAGACTCTGAAGGTGGGACAGTTCCCTAGGAATGTGGTGACCTCTGTTGCTGGCTTGTCTGCTCACGACatcagccgaccccttaaacacAGTTTCATCCACACAGGCCATGGGGACACAGACCCACACCGTAGCTGGGGCACACCTGACAAGATCGATGA TTTGTACCTTGGAAATCCCATGGATCCCCCAGATGTTCTTGGGCTGGACTCAAGTGCTGCGAAGCCCACTAAATTACCAAACCGGGCAAAAA AACAACCTCCTCCTAGGCCTCCTAAGCCAGCAGTTCTTCTTAAAA AACCATTCTACGATTCTGTGCTTGACGATGATCTAATAGTCACTGGTGTGAAGACGTTTTCTCTTAAGACACCTACATACCTGGGTTTGCGCCTCCGCCCTTGGGAAAGCACCAGCCCGAGCGACCGCCTTAGCGAAGTCTCCCTCATTGACTTTGGAGACGACAGTTTCAGCTCTGCTTCACCATCCCCCATTACAGAGACACCCAATCCCAGCATGCCGAAACCGCCCTTGTCCTCCACCACATCCCTCCTGGACATGGTGCCACCACAGAGCCCCAATCGTGCTCTGCCCAACCCCATGCACCCTACTCCAGTACTGGATTGGGACATACGGCCCCTGCCTCCTCTTCCGACTTACGACGAGGTGGCTGTTGAATGTGTGGAGCAGGAGGACATAGAGGTGAGCTCCATTAACGCATCAACGGTGCAGGAAGACACTGGATCTGAACAAACACAGCCATCAGAAGAAGAAACCAAAACCGATGGTAAGCACAGCATAGAGGACAATCTCTTTCTACCATCCAAACAATCTGAGGAGAGCCACTCATTTTCACAATCTACAGACATCTTCAAAGATCTACAGAGGGAGGTTATGGTGAAGCTTCGAGTCCCTCCAACAGGACGTTCCCTCCCCTCTTCACCCATTCCTTCAGCCCTTACCCCACACCGCCAGATAATCCTGCCCTCCTCCTATGAGGACAAGCCTCAGATACCCCCCAGAATCCCCATTCCACCCATGCGGCCCTCAAGGCGTGCAGGAATATACAATAGCAGACTGTCCCTTGGAGACCGTGAAGATGACAGCTGTTGTCCACCTCAGATACCCCCAAGGGATCATGCGTTATCTCAGCCCAGCTCCCGGGCCCCGAGTCCCATGGTACCGCAGGGAGGCTCCCCTCAACAAAGATCTAATCTCTGCTGCGTTGGGTCTTTGGGATCCTGCCTCTCGCCATCATCATATTCTTCTGCACCATCCAGCTCCTCCACGACCTCCTCCATGACCACTTCCACATCCACCACCATCAGTTTGAAGAGTAGTTCTCCGTATGGCTCTACTGAAGTGGGGCAGACCCAGTCCAAGAGTCCCTGCATCTTGCCTATCGTGTATGGTGGTGTAAAGGCCAGCAGTACTCATTATTACCTGCTACCAGAGAAACCTGCCTACTTGGACAGGTATGACAGGTTCTTGAATGACAAGGAGGGAAATGATGAGAAAAGAACTACAAATATGGCCACTGTGAGGCCTATGGTTCAACAGCAAGTCAACAAGCCCAGCGTTTCCCCCGGGCACACCAGTAACAGTGGGAGCTCCTATAGTCTGGCTTGGCCGAACAGCACCTCGCAGGCTGAGACAGCTACGCAATCCAGTCTGTACAACCGAGAAACAGTACAACAA GTGCAGGAGGCAGTACATGGAGTGACTGTAGAGGAGTGTCAAACAGCCCTTCAGACTCACAGCTGGAACATTCAGGGGGCCATAAAATACCTAAAG GTGGAGCAGTTGTTCCGACTGGGTCTGAAGGCTCGGCCCGAATGTCTTGAAGTTCTGGAGAGATGTTGCTGGAATCTGGAGCAGGCCAGTACCCAAATGTTAGACTCCTATGGTTCATCTAGACCTAG GTTCTAA